A genome region from Anastrepha ludens isolate Willacy chromosome 3, idAnaLude1.1, whole genome shotgun sequence includes the following:
- the LOC128857547 gene encoding uncharacterized protein LOC128857547, which translates to MDVWRGCSVIPDYRSKCEVSVEGIGAYSYARTRGRVTLTLKSLYSNFSLEIVALVMQSITKVIPTVHIDMTRWQHLNGLELADTQFGIPSNIDILIGADVWGKAVEGDIRLGGLNELHAQRTRFGWVVFGPVPAAQPATPPTLSFSTQQGEEDARLEELVRSFWKLEEVPSQDCNGEDECEKIFLTTHSRTREGRYMVHIPFHPDAPALGNSYAHALRQFHLLERRLAANCELKKKYIALMREYADLGHMEPVSHIGDGGVNYYIPHHAVLEKFRVVFNASARTTSGLSLNDVQLVGATIQEPLVNIIFRFQCFRVALTADIEKMFRQILITPEHRDFQRIIWRESPDNDLAVYRLTTVTYGMACSPYNAVRALNQCSYDNYNVVADGHQSIVARDAILSSFYVDDFLISCDTEDKAFELAVNVSAILSAGQFLLRKWHSNSGEVVRRLISNNSSIVELASEPSTATVLGLSWDPTTDEIFFKANLNQNIGCLTKRRVLSEVAKLFDPTGMLAPIVIAGKIFIQKLWSAGLEWDAPLPDALQNTWVLFYRELDVINRIRVPRWLGLAEGKTTMLLGFCDASPLAYAAVLYTRTTYGEGRSTVSLLTARTKVAPLKGATIPRLELCAAHLLASTLDSVRTALRLTDTSYHLWSDSRIVLCWLRKPPTTLKPYISNRVRHIQELTSPDRWHYVRSAQNPADCASRGIRASELVEHQLWWQGPKWLMDKQLPISFGIELKDDDGQIIPLSERFNSLQKLLRTVAIVLRWLPVRRHLRRLIVNPTEMDDALNVLIRNEQYTFASDMSLIRKGSEISSSSKLRSLNPYIDCNDILRVRGRIGHADLPEDRRFPIILPKHGSLVHLLIRHAHETTRHGGAQITLQTLRSRYWILNGRQAVRSFVQTCVICRRHRGVTLSQQMASLPRHRITAARPFISSGVDYCGPFTVRIGTKRSRTTIKTYLAVFVCMATKAVHIEVVDDLSSPAFLDAFTRFISRRGPCRDLYSDNGTTFTGANRLLKEDLAAWQNDNNQQSLANLGTHWHFIAPSAPHQGGLWEAAVKSAKYHLVRLVGAQSLWYSQLQTLATRIEACLNSRPLTPIYDDPDDKLALTPADFLVGAPLVAVPEADIRTIPSNRIKHWLWLRQIHQQFWQRWSEEYLSTLQTRNKWQTKSRDVKIGDIVIVRHENLPPTYWRLGRVTAVHPGSNGLIRNVTLQTANGMMTRAVQKLCRLLDAEHFEASASTGQDVQNSSNLAPP; encoded by the exons ATGGACGTCTGGCGCGGGTGCTCTGTGATCCCGGATTACAG GAGCAAATGCGAAGTTTCGGTGGAAGGAATCGGAGCTTACTCCTACGCACGTACACGTGGGCGTGTCACACTCACGTTAAAATCGCTCTATTCCAATTTCAGTTTGGAAATCGTTGCACTTGTCATGCAGTCAATTACTAAGGTCATCCCAACAGTGCATATTGACATGACACGGTGGCAGCATTTGAATGGTCTAGAATTGGCCGATACGCAGTTCGGCATTCCTAGCAATATCGACATTCTTATTGGTGCGGATGTATGGGGAAAAGCAGTCGAAGGGGACATAAGACTCGGTGGCCTCAATGAGCTACACGCCCAGCGAACCCGCTTCGGCTGGGTTGTCTTCGGTCCAGTGCCAGCAGCGCAGCCAGCAACGCCGCCAACTCTTTCCTTCAGCACCCAGCAAGGCGAAGAGGACGCACGCTTGGAGGAGCTCGTAAGAAGCTTTTGGAAGTTAGAGGAAGTGCCTTCACAAGATTGTAACGGCGAAGATGAATGTGAGAAAATCTTTTTGACCACACACTCCCGCACAAGGGAAGGGCGCTACATGGTTCATATACCATTTCATCCTGACGCACCGGCTTTGGGCAACTCATACGCCCATGCTTTACGACAATTTCATCTTCTTGAACGACGACTAGCAGCGAATTGTGAGCTCAAGAAAAAATACATTGCCTTAATGCGCGAATACGCGGACCTCGGCCATATGGAACCCGTTAGTCACATTGGAGATGGGGGGGTCAACTACTACATCCCTCACCACGCGGTTCTGGAAAAGTTCCGCGTTGTGTTCAATGCTTCAGCGCGGACCACGAGCGGCCTCTCACTGAACGACGTCCAGTTGGTGGGAGCCACGATTCAAGAACCACTTGTGAATATCATCTTTCGTTTTCAGTGTTTTCGCGTAGCATTAACAGCAGACATCGAGAAAATGTTCCGTCAAATTCTGATAACTCCCGAACATAGGGATTTCCAACGCATTATTTGGAGAGAATCACCAGACAATGACCTAGCAGTATACCGTTTAACTACAGTGACGTATGGGATGGCTTGTAGCCCGTACAACGCAGTTCGCGCACTCAATCAATGCAGTTATGATAACTACAACGTAGTCGCAGATGGCCATCAGTCGATTGTTGCGCGAGATGCGATTCTGTCATCATTTTATGTAGATGATTTTCTCATCAGTTGTGACACTGAGGATAAAGCCTTCGAACTCGCTGTCAATGTGAGTGCGATTTTGTCGGCCGGACAGTTCCTTTTACGAAAATGGCATTCTAATAGTGGTGAGGTTGTAAGGCGTTTAATTAGTAACAATTCTTCAATCGTAGAGTTAGCAAGTGAACCATCGACGGCAACTGTGCTTGGTTTAAGCTGGGACCCAACAACAGATGAGATCTTTTTCAAAGCGAATCTAAACCAGAACATCGGATGCCTCACAAAACGTCGGGTTTTAAGTGAGGTCGCCAAACTATTTGATCCTACTGGCATGCTTGCTCCAATTGTTATTGCCGGGAAGATATTTATTCAGAAGTTGTGGTCTGCTGGCTTAGAATGGGATGCACCACTCCCAGATGCACTTCAAAATACGTGGGTCTTATTTTACAGAGAACTTGACGTTATAAACCGTATCCGTGTACCACGATGGTTAGGTTTGGCTGAGGGTAAGACTACTATGCTACTTGGGTTTTGTGATGCAAGTCCACTTGCCTATGCGGCTGTCCTCTATACTAGGACAACATACGGTGAAGGTCGGTCAACTGTATCATTGCTAACAGCTCGCACCAAAGTGGCGCCACTCAAGGGTGCAACGATTCCTCGCCTAGAACTTTGTGCGGCACATTTACTCGCATCCACACTTGACAGTGTGCGGACTGCTTTACGTCTAACGGACACTTCTTATCATTTATGGTCCGACTCGCGAATCGTGTTATGTTGGTTACGTAAACCTCCAACTACTCTCAAGCCGTACATTTCCAATCGTGTTCGTCACATTCAAGAGCTGACATCACCAGATCGTTGGCATTATGTACGGTCTGCACAAAATCCGGCAGACTGTGCCAGTAGAGGTATCCGAGCATCAGAACTGGTTGAACATCAGTTGTGGTGGCAAGGGCCAAAATGGCTTATGGACAAACAGCTACCAATTTCCTTTGGGATCGAATTAAAAGATGACGACGGCCAAATAATTCCATTAAGCGAACGCTTTAATTCATTGCAAAAGCTTCTTCGTACCGTGGCAATTGTACTTCGGTGGCTACCAGTTCGCCGACATTTGCGAAGACTGATCGTCAATCCTACAGAAATGGACGATGCTCTTAACGTGCTAATCCGAAACGAGCAATATACCTTTGCGAGTGATATGTCTCTGATTCGGAAGGGATCGGAAATATCCAGCTCCAGCAAACTAAGGTCATTGAACCCTTACATAGATTGTAACGACATATTGCGAGTCAGAGGTCGTATTGGTCACGCTGACCTTCCAGAAGATCGACGTTTTCCGATAATTTTACCGAAGCATGGGAGTTTGGTACACTTACTCATCCGACACGCACATGAAACCACGCGTCATGGTGGGGCACAAATCACTCTTCAAACTCTTCGCTCACGGTACTGGATATTGAACGGAAGGCAAGCAGTCCGAAGCTTTGTACAGACTTGTGTTATTTGCCGACGACATCGAGGCGTAACGTTATCTCAGCAGATGGCATCCTTACCCAGGCATCGCATTACGGCAGCACGGCCATTTATATCTTCAGGCGTCGACTATTGCGGGCCTTTTACGGTGCGCATCGGCACAAAAAGATCGCGCACAACGATCAAAACATATCTAGCTGTTTTCGTTTGCATGGCGACCAAGGCCGTGCATATTGAAGTTGTTGATGATCTTTCATCACCCGCATTCTTAGATGCATTTACGCGATTTATAAGTAGACGAGGTCCATGTCGAGATCTCTATAGTGACAACGGTACTACGTTCACAGGTGCTAACCGTTTGCTTAAAGAAGATTTGGCTGCTTGGCAGAACGACAACAACCAACAAAGTTTGGCGAATCTCGGTACTCATTGGCACTTCATCGCTCCCAGCGCTCCTCATCAAGGTGGTCTCTGGGAGGCTGCGGTAAAATCTGCCAAATATCATTTGGTGCGCCTCGTTGGAGCGCAGTCATTATGGTATAGCCAACTTCAGACTTTGGCGACACGCATTGAAGCATGCCTAAATTCTCGTCCGCTAACACCTATATACGATGATCCCGATGATAAGTTAGCGTTGACCCCTGCCGACTTTCTGGTTGGCGCTCCACTGGTTGCAGTCCCTGAAGCTGACATCAGAACAATTCCGTCCAACCGTATTAAGCACTGGCTCTGGCTGCGTCAGATACATCAACAATTTTGGCAACGATGGAGCGAGGAATATTTATCTACTCTTCAAACTCGAAACAAGTGGCAGACGAAATCAAGGGACGTAAAGATCGGAGACATAGTCATCGTAAGACATGAGAACTTACCACCAACATATTGGCGCTTAGGGCGCGTAACTGCGGTTCATCCGGGCAGCAATGGTTTAATACGTAATGTCACGCTTCAGACGGCGAACGGTATGATGACTCGTGCGGTACAGAAATTGTGCCGGCTTCTGGACGCAGAGCATTTTGAGGCCAGCGCCTCAACCGGGCAGGATGTTCAGAATTCGTCCAATCTGGCACCACCTTAA
- the LOC128857546 gene encoding uncharacterized protein LOC128857546, with amino-acid sequence MAELNLRASAIKAIKRIHDRVSGFQQGAFDEFHLEQELKSLSAHYARFVTNHDLLVGNAANAELEAHEKLWEGFKGIYNNACTHLNRAIMGAKPSQSAVMPVRECEVKLEPLAIPTFDGTMQNWLAFKDVFELLVHNTDYPEAYKLGKLRQAVSASAVPLVGSVYSGGYADLWKALKERFDNRRQLAETHVSRLLNIKPTTEDTPTALLFIVDTVHESLRALHVMGLPVAEWDAVVVPIIVSKLPITTQREWNMSCSPTEIPSLDELLTFLGQRAHSLSTTVVTWGNGVEFTSKSHQRAGGPSRAVRSHVVSAEEGKCTYCQGAHRIMKCARFLVMKYEDRITAAKTARLCFNCLKQGHSARQCPSGNCRHCGRKHNSLLCRESLSQNPSESVSTCPEGAVTAIASGNSNL; translated from the coding sequence ATGGCAGAATTAAATTTGCGCGCTTCGGCAATAAAGGCCATTAAACGCATACACGATCGGGTGAGTGGATTCCAGCAGGGTGcatttgatgaatttcatctTGAGCAAGAGTTGAAATCATTGTCAGCACATTATGCACGTTTCGTGACCAACCATGACCTGTTGGTGGGCAATGCAGCAAACGCCGAGTTGGAGGCCCACGAGAAGTTATGGGAAGGGTTTAAAGGTATTTACAACAATGCATGTACCCACTTGAACCGTGCAATCATGGGTGCAAAACCGAGTCAGTCTGCTGTGATGCCTGTGCGAGAGTGTGAGGTTAAGTTAGAACCGCTTGCAATTCCAACGTTCGATGGAACTATGCAGAATTGGCTGGCGTTTAAGGACGTTTTTGAATTGCTTGTCCACAATACAGACTATCCTGAGGCCTACAAGTTAGGCAAGTTGCGGCAGGCAGTAAGCGCAAGTGCTGTACCGCTCGTCGGGAGTGTATATTCTGGGGGATACGCTGATTTATGGAAGGCGCTTAAAGAACGTTTTGACAATAGAAGGCAGCTGGCTGAGACTCATGTGTCACGCTTACTCAATATCAAGCCGACAACTGAGGACACACCAACTGCGTTACTGTTCATCGTCGACACGGTACATGAATCACTACGAGCTTTACATGTCATGGGTCTACCAGTGGCCGAATGGGATGCTGTGGTCGTACCGATAATAGTTTCGAAACTTCCGATAACTACACAGCGCGAGTGGAACATGAGCTGTTCACCCACCGAAATTCCGAGCCTCGATGAGCTGCTTACGTTTTTGGGTCAGCGGGCTCATAGCCTCAGCACAACAGTTGTCACATGGGGCAATGGGGTTGAATTTACGTCCAAGAGTCATCAACGCGCTGGTGGTCCGTCAAGAGCTGTTAGATCACACGTCGTATCTGCAGAGGAGGGTAAATGCACATACTGCCAAGGTGCACATCGTATTATGAAATGCGCACGCTTTCTTGTGATGAAATACGAAGACAGAATTACTGCTGCAAAGACTGCAAGGCTTTGTTTTAACTGCCTAAAGCAAGGTCATTCAGCAAGACAATGTCCATCGGGGAATTGCCGTCACTGTGGTCGTAAGCACAACTCATTACTTTGCCGCGAATCATTATCTCAGAATCCATCAGAGTCAGTGTCAACGTGTCCGGAAGGAGCCGTCACTGCTATTGCATCCGGAAATTCGAATCTCTGA